The Deltaproteobacteria bacterium genome window below encodes:
- a CDS encoding sigma-54-dependent Fis family transcriptional regulator translates to MKDGFEIRGETILVVDDEDVTLLMMDLLLTGAGFAVKKAKSAVKALEMIGAEQVDLVLTDQEMPEMDGLELLERVKAIRPNLPVIIFTAHGSLPKAVASIKKGADDYLNKLVNQEEILAVIRRSLEFSRMSEANLRLKAHLTELYSFHVIQTQSPLMKECLELAEKVAKSAMTTVCLSGESGTGKEVLARAIHFSGERMDAPFVAVNCAGIPAGLLESELFGHVKGAFTGADRDHAGRFATAANGTLLLDEIADMPLGLQAKLLRVLQERVYEPVGSNKSLRANCRVITSTNRKLWDMVKAGAFREDLYHRINAFPIILPPLRQRREDIPLLAGHFLSRLSDELGRPVFSLAPDALATLSDNFWPGNIRELKNCLERAAIISDGSVIQIGHLGISPAKSGPKEVQTGRDGRIILTVSVEKEDFGLDALVGRILEIALEKFGKNKSRAAAWLKVDRKMFYRR, encoded by the coding sequence ATGAAAGACGGATTTGAAATTCGCGGGGAAACCATTCTGGTTGTGGATGACGAGGACGTCACCCTCTTGATGATGGACCTGTTGCTGACAGGCGCTGGTTTTGCAGTGAAAAAGGCGAAAAGCGCCGTGAAGGCCCTGGAAATGATAGGGGCGGAGCAGGTGGACCTGGTTCTCACCGACCAGGAAATGCCCGAAATGGACGGCCTGGAGCTTCTGGAGCGGGTCAAGGCCATCCGTCCCAATTTGCCGGTCATCATCTTCACCGCCCACGGAAGCCTGCCCAAGGCCGTGGCCAGCATCAAGAAGGGGGCGGACGATTACCTTAACAAGCTGGTGAACCAGGAAGAAATCCTGGCTGTGATCAGGCGCTCCCTGGAGTTCAGCCGGATGAGCGAGGCCAACTTAAGGCTCAAGGCCCACCTGACGGAACTCTACAGCTTTCACGTGATCCAGACCCAGTCGCCCCTCATGAAGGAATGCCTGGAACTCGCCGAAAAGGTGGCCAAAAGCGCCATGACCACCGTCTGCCTTTCCGGGGAGAGCGGAACCGGCAAGGAGGTCCTGGCCCGTGCCATTCATTTTTCCGGGGAGCGCATGGACGCGCCCTTCGTTGCCGTAAATTGCGCGGGAATTCCGGCGGGGCTTCTTGAAAGCGAGCTTTTCGGCCATGTGAAGGGGGCATTCACAGGGGCTGACAGGGATCACGCCGGACGCTTCGCCACCGCCGCCAACGGCACCCTGCTTCTGGACGAGATTGCGGACATGCCGCTGGGGCTCCAGGCCAAGCTCTTGAGGGTTCTCCAGGAGCGGGTTTACGAGCCGGTGGGGTCCAACAAATCCTTGCGCGCGAATTGCCGGGTAATAACCTCCACAAACAGAAAACTCTGGGACATGGTAAAGGCGGGCGCCTTCCGGGAGGACCTCTATCACCGCATAAACGCCTTTCCCATAATCCTGCCGCCCCTGCGCCAGCGCCGGGAGGACATCCCCCTTCTTGCCGGGCATTTTCTCTCAAGGCTGAGCGACGAGCTGGGCAGGCCGGTTTTCAGCCTTGCCCCGGACGCCCTGGCCACGCTTTCGGATAATTTCTGGCCCGGCAACATAAGGGAGCTTAAAAACTGCCTGGAACGCGCCGCCATAATATCGGACGGAAGCGTCATCCAAATCGGGCATCTTGGCATAAGTCCGGCCAAATCAGGGCCCAAGGAGGTGCAGACCGGCCGGGACGGAAGGATAATTCTTACCGTTTCGGTGGAAAAGGAGGACTTCGGGCTGGACGCCCTGGTGGGAAGGATTCTTGAAATAGCCCTGGAAAAATTCGGCAAAAACAAGAGCCGGGCAGCGGCCTGGCTCAAGGTGGACCGGAAAATGTTCTACAGAAGATAG
- a CDS encoding response regulator, with amino-acid sequence MRKVLTVLAIAAFLFSPSLTLAAGQPDEFNLAFERINAENGLPGQQVSSVFQDSYGYMWFGTESGLYRYDGYRFKSFSHRADDESSISYNVINCITESKAGLLWIGTGRGLSLFNPKTEKFISFLNDPKNPQSLPENRVQALAEEKDGRFWVATLGGLALLDPKTGRFTVFTHRSDDPASLPNDQVRSLGRDKDGRLWAGTNEGLCRFDPEKRAFETFRHDPEDPESLSNNTVVALFADSAGVLWAGTQLGGLCRFDNKTKKFKRFRHDPGNPASISNDTISFIHEDRTGRLWVGARGGGLNHMDRASGTFRRYLNDPANPYSLTENSVISICEDRTGALWVGTMTDGVNKIDPNAIKFIPYRYNPAVTQGLGGNKMRGMFEDSSGMVWITSADGGLDRLDPKTGRFTNYGRRLASQGGVRAGMATSVLEDRTGTLWVGSWDAGLLILDREKGAFRQVPLDIRSGAPAGKELILFLHQDPRGDLWVGTFGSGLFRYDRSSGIFIRYGHDPMIPASLADDRLLAILSDTGGFLWVSVIGKGVDRFIPESGVFDHFEHRENDPASIRANTIYCMHQDSSGIIWFGTVGGLDRYDPRTCRFSRPDSAEPALNGPIFGILEDDAGNLWLSGNSGLTCYNPKTGYFKTYDRRDGLQASAFAPLSYLKTRNGELYFGGNAGLNRFDPAAIRHNETAPPVVFTDFLLFHKSVGPGRDSVLSSPVGLTEKIVLSHDQSVFSIEFSALNYAVPEKNRFAYILEGYDSRWINTDSQNRLATYTSLHPGKYVFRVRGSNNDGMWNRNGASLSIVITPPWWGTWQFRLVIAILFCLFLYGGYKARVRAVESRNRTLAKKVDERTRDLVSVNTKLTLEIDNHKKTSQALDFERQQFLSIFDASNEIIYVSDPDTYEILYMNKTLRDVMGDAKGMICHRVFQNRETPCDFCTNPMIFGENLGRSHTWEMLNPVAGRWYRCFDKAIRWPDGRMVRYEMAVDIHESKTAQDMLRLAKEKAEEASKEKSRFLANMSHEIRTPMTIIMGMTQLALESELDPRQRECLEPVLDSARSLLNLLNDILDMSKIEANKLEIRQLDFSLPELLESTVKSFRVVADKKGLGLSYSIDRKIPAILSGDPYRLRQVLVNLLGNAVKFTAVGSIELSVRPAPVGGENGGDPSQAPIETLSLLFSVRDTGIGIAPEKHEFIFNQFTQAEEFLTRRHSGTGLGLSISRKLVELMGGAIWIESAPGLGSTFFFTSRFTPGRETENRMPLTETRMQEGLDILVVEDNPVISQMICLFLARAGYRPSTAEDGEAALRFLEENRVELVLMDIQMPGMDGMETTRRLRMAQGWATPHDVPVIALTAHSLKGDRERFLEAGLDDYVAKPVDVPILMKTIAKVMKERLGEPGSQQFSEYADDRVLPAPGAILDREWLLERLGRNLDSLKKVTELFLKTVPARLDALNRAAETGSLEDLRRMAHSIKGLSMQMGASRTKDAAERLERAAEEGDSALAGRLHPALALALAELIDEIAAANE; translated from the coding sequence ATGCGTAAGGTTCTGACAGTCCTTGCCATAGCCGCCTTTCTGTTTTCGCCCTCCCTGACCTTGGCGGCCGGCCAGCCCGACGAGTTCAACCTGGCCTTCGAGCGCATAAACGCCGAAAACGGGCTGCCCGGCCAGCAGGTTTCCTCTGTTTTCCAGGACAGCTACGGCTACATGTGGTTCGGCACAGAAAGCGGCCTTTACAGGTACGACGGATACAGGTTCAAAAGTTTTTCCCACCGGGCGGACGACGAATCCTCCATCAGCTACAACGTAATCAACTGCATAACGGAAAGCAAGGCCGGGCTTTTGTGGATAGGGACAGGGCGCGGACTCAGCCTGTTCAATCCCAAAACCGAAAAATTCATCAGCTTTTTAAACGACCCGAAAAACCCGCAAAGTCTTCCCGAAAACCGCGTCCAGGCCCTTGCGGAAGAAAAGGACGGACGGTTCTGGGTGGCCACGCTTGGAGGCCTGGCTCTTCTCGACCCCAAAACAGGCAGGTTCACGGTTTTCACTCACAGGTCCGATGACCCGGCGAGCCTGCCCAACGACCAGGTGAGGTCCCTGGGCAGGGACAAAGACGGGCGCTTGTGGGCTGGAACCAATGAAGGTCTTTGCCGTTTCGACCCGGAAAAACGCGCCTTTGAAACCTTCAGGCATGATCCCGAAGACCCCGAAAGCCTTTCCAACAACACGGTGGTCGCACTTTTTGCGGACAGCGCGGGCGTCCTGTGGGCGGGCACCCAGCTCGGCGGGCTTTGCCGCTTCGACAATAAAACTAAAAAATTCAAGAGGTTCAGACACGATCCCGGCAATCCTGCAAGCATAAGCAACGACACCATATCTTTCATACACGAAGACCGGACGGGTCGGCTCTGGGTGGGCGCAAGGGGCGGCGGCCTCAACCATATGGACCGGGCCTCTGGAACCTTCAGGCGCTACTTAAACGATCCGGCGAATCCTTATTCCCTCACGGAAAACTCCGTAATCAGCATATGCGAGGACCGGACCGGGGCCCTGTGGGTCGGCACCATGACGGACGGCGTCAACAAGATCGACCCCAACGCCATAAAATTCATACCCTACCGCTACAATCCGGCGGTAACCCAGGGACTGGGCGGCAACAAGATGCGGGGAATGTTCGAGGATTCCTCCGGCATGGTGTGGATAACCTCGGCAGACGGCGGGCTGGACCGCCTTGATCCGAAGACCGGCAGATTCACCAACTACGGACGGCGCCTGGCATCCCAGGGTGGAGTCAGGGCCGGAATGGCCACGTCGGTGCTGGAGGACCGCACAGGAACGCTGTGGGTGGGATCGTGGGACGCGGGGCTTCTTATCCTTGACAGGGAGAAAGGCGCCTTCAGGCAGGTTCCCCTTGACATAAGGAGCGGAGCGCCAGCCGGAAAGGAACTGATACTGTTCCTTCACCAGGACCCAAGGGGCGATCTTTGGGTGGGGACCTTCGGCAGCGGGCTTTTCAGGTATGACAGAAGTTCGGGGATTTTCATCCGGTACGGCCACGACCCCATGATCCCGGCAAGCCTCGCTGACGACAGGTTGCTGGCCATACTGTCGGATACCGGGGGCTTCCTCTGGGTGAGCGTCATCGGAAAGGGGGTCGACAGGTTCATCCCGGAATCCGGCGTATTCGATCATTTCGAACACCGGGAAAACGATCCGGCGTCCATAAGGGCCAACACCATTTACTGCATGCACCAGGACTCATCCGGGATCATCTGGTTCGGAACCGTGGGAGGCCTTGACCGGTATGACCCCAGGACATGCAGGTTCTCTCGCCCCGATTCGGCGGAACCCGCCTTGAACGGGCCCATTTTCGGCATCCTGGAAGACGATGCTGGCAACCTTTGGCTTTCCGGCAACTCGGGGCTGACTTGCTACAACCCAAAAACCGGCTACTTCAAGACCTACGACCGGAGGGACGGGCTTCAGGCCTCAGCCTTCGCTCCCCTTTCCTATCTGAAGACCAGAAACGGCGAGCTTTATTTCGGCGGCAACGCGGGCCTGAACCGCTTCGACCCGGCTGCCATACGCCACAACGAAACAGCGCCGCCCGTCGTATTCACGGATTTTCTCCTGTTCCACAAGAGCGTCGGGCCCGGCAGGGACAGCGTACTTTCATCACCCGTCGGCCTTACGGAAAAAATCGTGCTCAGCCACGACCAGTCGGTTTTCAGCATCGAGTTTTCAGCCTTGAACTACGCCGTGCCTGAAAAAAACCGCTTCGCCTACATCCTGGAAGGTTACGACTCCCGCTGGATAAACACCGACAGCCAGAACAGGCTGGCCACTTACACCAGCCTTCATCCCGGCAAATACGTTTTCCGGGTAAGGGGGTCCAACAACGACGGGATGTGGAACAGGAACGGGGCCTCCCTCTCCATTGTAATCACCCCTCCCTGGTGGGGGACCTGGCAGTTCAGGCTGGTGATTGCGATATTGTTCTGCTTGTTCCTTTACGGCGGATACAAGGCAAGGGTCAGGGCTGTTGAAAGCCGGAACAGGACTCTGGCGAAAAAGGTGGACGAACGGACAAGGGACTTGGTCAGCGTCAACACCAAGCTCACCCTGGAAATCGACAACCACAAGAAAACAAGCCAGGCCCTCGATTTCGAGCGCCAGCAGTTCCTCTCCATATTCGACGCCTCAAACGAAATAATCTACGTCTCCGATCCCGACACATATGAAATCCTTTATATGAACAAGACCTTGCGCGATGTCATGGGCGACGCCAAGGGGATGATATGCCACAGGGTGTTTCAAAACAGGGAGACGCCCTGCGATTTTTGCACAAACCCAATGATATTCGGGGAAAATTTAGGCAGGAGCCACACGTGGGAGATGCTGAACCCGGTGGCCGGGCGCTGGTACAGGTGCTTTGACAAGGCCATACGCTGGCCCGACGGGCGCATGGTGCGCTACGAGATGGCGGTGGACATCCATGAGAGCAAGACCGCCCAGGATATGCTGCGGCTGGCAAAGGAGAAGGCCGAGGAGGCCAGCAAGGAAAAATCCAGGTTCCTGGCCAACATGAGCCACGAGATAAGAACCCCCATGACCATCATCATGGGCATGACCCAGTTGGCCCTTGAGTCGGAACTCGACCCTCGCCAGAGGGAATGCCTTGAGCCTGTCCTGGATTCGGCCAGAAGCCTGTTGAATCTGCTAAACGACATACTGGACATGAGCAAGATCGAGGCCAACAAGCTGGAAATCCGGCAACTGGATTTTTCGCTGCCGGAACTTCTTGAAAGCACGGTCAAATCCTTCAGGGTGGTGGCTGATAAAAAGGGACTTGGACTGTCGTACTCCATCGATCGGAAAATTCCCGCAATCCTGTCGGGCGACCCCTACCGGCTTCGCCAGGTGCTCGTGAACCTGCTTGGAAACGCCGTTAAGTTCACAGCAGTCGGCTCGATCGAACTGTCGGTCAGACCCGCACCCGTTGGCGGCGAAAACGGAGGCGATCCGTCTCAGGCCCCCATCGAAACCCTCAGCCTGCTTTTTTCCGTAAGGGACACGGGCATCGGCATCGCCCCTGAGAAGCACGAATTCATATTCAACCAGTTCACCCAGGCGGAGGAATTTCTCACCAGGAGGCACAGCGGCACCGGTCTGGGCCTTTCCATTTCAAGGAAACTGGTTGAACTGATGGGCGGGGCCATATGGATTGAAAGCGCTCCCGGCCTTGGAAGCACCTTCTTTTTCACATCGCGGTTCACGCCGGGCAGGGAGACTGAAAACAGAATGCCGCTTACAGAAACAAGGATGCAGGAAGGCCTGGATATTCTGGTGGTGGAGGACAACCCGGTCATAAGCCAGATGATCTGCCTGTTTCTCGCAAGGGCGGGTTACAGGCCGTCCACGGCGGAGGACGGCGAAGCGGCCCTGCGCTTCCTGGAAGAAAACCGGGTTGAGCTGGTGTTGATGGACATACAGATGCCGGGCATGGACGGAATGGAAACCACCCGAAGGCTGCGCATGGCCCAAGGCTGGGCCACTCCTCACGACGTTCCCGTGATCGCACTCACCGCACATTCGCTGAAAGGCGACCGGGAGCGATTCCTTGAGGCGGGGCTGGACGATTACGTGGCCAAGCCCGTTGACGTGCCGATTCTGATGAAAACCATAGCCAAGGTTATGAAAGAGCGCCTTGGCGAGCCCGGCTCCCAGCAATTTTCCGAATATGCCGATGACCGGGTTCTCCCCGCGCCGGGCGCGATTCTTGACCGCGAGTGGCTTCTCGAAAGGCTGGGCCGCAACCTCGACTCGCTTAAAAAGGTGACCGAGCTTTTCCTGAAAACGGTTCCCGCAAGGCTTGACGCATTGAACCGGGCGGCTGAAACGGGCAGCCTGGAGGATTTGAGGCGCATGGCCCATTCCATAAAGGGCCTTTCCATGCAGATGGGGGCAAGCCGCACCAAAGACGCAGCCGAACGCCTGGAAAGGGCGGCTGAGGAAGGCGATTCGGCCCTTGCCGGTCGGCTCCATCCCGCCCTGGCCCTGGCCCTGGCCGAGCTGATAGACGAAATTGCGGCGGCAAACGAATAG
- a CDS encoding DUF3783 domain-containing protein: MTDAKMTRVGSSECIMHGPRKLFVCGCQPLEQEAVCEMLEHEGVIGVDVVFCLPSDAETKMSELFALKHKSGMGDESRMPRATIMGGITEKELHQIMGAWRELGLPSQLWAVLTPTSEAWTLRQLITELQREKREMDRRPRQ, translated from the coding sequence ATGACGGACGCAAAGATGACCAGGGTGGGCAGTTCGGAATGCATAATGCACGGGCCACGCAAGCTTTTCGTGTGCGGCTGTCAGCCCCTGGAACAGGAGGCTGTCTGCGAGATGCTCGAACACGAGGGCGTTATTGGAGTGGATGTGGTGTTTTGCCTGCCTTCGGACGCTGAAACCAAAATGAGCGAACTTTTCGCCCTTAAACACAAGAGCGGGATGGGAGACGAGAGCCGGATGCCCCGCGCCACAATCATGGGCGGGATCACGGAGAAAGAGCTTCACCAGATTATGGGCGCATGGCGGGAGTTGGGCCTGCCTTCCCAGTTATGGGCGGTGCTCACCCCCACGTCCGAGGCGTGGACCTTAAGGCAGCTCATCACCGAGCTTCAGCGGGAGAAAAGGGAAATGGACAGGCGGCCCCGGCAGTGA
- a CDS encoding YihY/virulence factor BrkB family protein — translation MVKGSSAPGKAWRFLAQGIWEIRARDLSVGRAVALHLLRVPALAVRGYMENRCSERALVLTYYTVMSLVPMLALVLGIAKGFGFEEAVEGQLYGWFTGQREVVAEVIRMSLETLKSAQGGIIAGTGLLILFWSAFRVFWNMEIAFNTVWGIRKTRRLVRMATDYVAAGILAPILWLAASTSAVVFSTHVKNLLMSVDAISEISPFILYYLGFLPYCVIWVLLSFIYIFMPNGRIPWFSGVLAGIVAGTLYLMFQFFYIGLQVGVTRINAVYGSFAALPLLLLWVQTSWMIILFGAEFAFAIRHAGTYAFEPLFERLCTRERTVLALCLVHRAMDRFSRGLSPENAVSMADAFDLPWRSVADVLEQLAAAGVLAATRPGKDGHCSYIPATAPDRLTIVSVLLALELEGVKNLPPHREITAEREIRRLLDDLEGLWRGAGSNLRLGDLPPGSGQDG, via the coding sequence ATGGTCAAGGGTTCATCCGCACCCGGAAAGGCATGGCGATTTCTCGCCCAGGGCATATGGGAGATAAGGGCACGGGACCTTTCCGTGGGGCGGGCCGTTGCGCTGCATCTTTTGAGGGTGCCGGCGCTTGCGGTGCGCGGCTACATGGAAAACCGGTGTTCGGAACGCGCCCTGGTGCTCACCTATTATACCGTCATGTCTCTGGTGCCCATGCTGGCCCTTGTTTTGGGCATAGCCAAGGGCTTCGGCTTCGAGGAAGCGGTGGAGGGCCAGCTTTACGGCTGGTTTACCGGCCAGAGGGAGGTGGTGGCGGAAGTCATCCGCATGTCCCTTGAGACGCTCAAAAGCGCCCAGGGCGGCATCATAGCGGGCACCGGGCTCCTCATCCTTTTTTGGAGCGCCTTCCGGGTGTTCTGGAACATGGAAATCGCCTTCAACACCGTGTGGGGAATCAGGAAAACCCGCAGGCTGGTAAGAATGGCCACCGACTACGTCGCTGCCGGAATACTCGCGCCCATCCTGTGGCTTGCCGCGTCAACCTCTGCCGTGGTCTTTTCCACCCACGTAAAAAACCTGCTCATGTCGGTGGATGCCATAAGCGAGATAAGCCCGTTCATCCTCTATTATCTGGGTTTTCTGCCATACTGCGTGATCTGGGTGCTTCTGTCATTCATCTACATCTTCATGCCCAACGGTCGGATCCCGTGGTTTTCCGGGGTGCTTGCCGGCATCGTGGCGGGCACTCTCTATCTCATGTTCCAGTTCTTTTACATCGGATTGCAGGTGGGAGTCACCCGCATCAACGCGGTTTACGGCAGTTTCGCCGCCCTGCCCCTCCTCCTCTTGTGGGTCCAGACCTCCTGGATGATCATTTTGTTCGGCGCGGAATTCGCTTTCGCCATCCGACACGCTGGCACCTACGCCTTCGAGCCTCTGTTTGAAAGGCTCTGCACCCGCGAGAGAACCGTGCTGGCCCTTTGCCTGGTTCATCGCGCCATGGACCGGTTTTCCCGTGGACTTTCGCCGGAAAACGCCGTTTCAATGGCGGACGCTTTTGACCTTCCCTGGCGGAGCGTGGCCGATGTCCTTGAGCAACTTGCCGCAGCCGGGGTGCTCGCCGCCACCCGGCCTGGAAAGGACGGCCATTGCAGCTATATCCCGGCCACGGCCCCCGACAGGCTGACCATCGTTTCGGTCCTGCTGGCCCTTGAACTCGAAGGCGTGAAGAACCTGCCGCCCCATCGCGAAATAACGGCGGAGCGCGAGATCAGAAGACTTCTTGACGATCTGGAGGGCCTGTGGCGGGGGGCCGGATCGAACCTGCGCCTTGGAGATCTGCCGCCCGGTTCCGGTCAGGACGGATAA
- a CDS encoding PAS domain S-box protein: MENNEFAMPANDAKGDSPADAARRESELHLMDITANIPGVVYQFLVSPDGSFSLPYLSSGAEGLLGRPLAELTDMDRLLENIHPDDRAMFSQSVALAVERVERWACEFRLVKPDGGIIWVSGSSNPGRLPEGGALWNGVLLDVTVRKLAEDARREMEFIVNRSPATAWLWKAVPGWPVEFVSENVSAFGYTAEDFTSGRVDFASIVHPDDLARITCEVKRFTSLGRDEFTQEYRIITAQGQARWIDDRTWVRKGADGQVSHYQGITLDITERKEAEDALRKSEEKYRAIFEESFDGLFVTSPEGKILDMNKKGVRMFGYDTKEEILSLDLERDVYAHPPDRTRILAMVHEQGTAQYEVVVKKKNGEHMITHCALTAVENEQGVISSYRGIIRDVTENKRAEEALKQSEQKHRLLFESAGDTIFIHDTEARILEANPEACKMLGYTREELISMTINQVDSPAHARQVPERMARLMGHGHLSFETEHLRKDGSPIPVEVSARVINWDGQPAIMSICRDITERKRAEDERQKLVAQLNQAQKMESVGRLAGGVAHDFNNMLGVILGHTELALEVVDPASPLYNDLKEIQKAGSRSTDLTRQLLAFARKQTVAPKVLDLNEVLEGMLKMLRRLMGEDITLIWSPGSNLWPVRVDPSQIDQVLANLCVNSRDAISGIGRVTIETGKAAIDKDFCAEHEGAAPGEYVMLSVSDDGCGMDGKTLEKLFEPFFTTKEVGKGTGLGLATVYGIVQQNNGFIDVRSEPGQGSAFRIYLPRYGGKDRREGEEGFASPALKGQETILIVEDEPGMAKVARIMLEKQGYTVLSAGTPNDSMRIAAEHAGPIHLILTDIVMPEMNGLDLANKLKRLYPDLKCLFMSGYTDDVIANQGVLEEGVKFIQKPFSVKDLAAKVREALDEDRP; encoded by the coding sequence ATGGAAAACAATGAATTTGCGATGCCGGCCAATGACGCCAAAGGGGACAGCCCTGCCGATGCGGCGCGCCGGGAGAGCGAGTTGCACCTGATGGACATCACGGCCAATATACCGGGGGTGGTTTATCAGTTTCTGGTAAGCCCGGACGGGTCTTTTTCCCTGCCATACTTAAGCTCCGGGGCCGAGGGATTGCTGGGGAGGCCGCTTGCCGAGCTGACCGACATGGACCGCCTGTTGGAAAACATTCATCCCGATGACAGGGCCATGTTCAGTCAGTCCGTGGCACTGGCGGTGGAACGGGTGGAACGCTGGGCCTGCGAATTCCGTTTAGTAAAACCCGATGGAGGGATTATATGGGTTAGCGGCTCATCCAACCCCGGGAGGCTTCCCGAGGGCGGCGCTCTCTGGAACGGCGTGCTCCTGGACGTCACCGTCCGCAAGCTGGCCGAGGACGCCCGCCGCGAGATGGAGTTCATCGTCAACCGCAGCCCGGCAACGGCCTGGCTCTGGAAAGCGGTCCCCGGCTGGCCGGTGGAGTTTGTCTCGGAAAACGTTTCGGCTTTCGGCTACACTGCGGAGGATTTCACGAGCGGGCGGGTGGATTTTGCCTCCATCGTTCACCCCGATGACCTGGCCAGGATCACCTGCGAGGTAAAGCGCTTCACCTCTCTGGGCCGCGACGAGTTCACCCAGGAGTACCGCATAATCACGGCCCAAGGCCAGGCGCGCTGGATAGACGACCGCACGTGGGTGCGCAAGGGCGCGGACGGCCAAGTCTCCCACTACCAGGGCATCACCCTGGACATCACCGAACGCAAGGAAGCCGAGGACGCCTTGCGGAAGAGCGAGGAAAAATACCGCGCTATTTTTGAGGAATCCTTCGACGGGCTTTTCGTTACATCCCCCGAGGGAAAAATTCTCGACATGAACAAAAAGGGTGTCAGGATGTTCGGCTATGACACCAAAGAGGAGATATTGAGCCTCGATCTGGAGCGGGATGTCTACGCGCATCCGCCGGACAGAACGCGTATACTGGCCATGGTCCACGAACAAGGAACGGCCCAATACGAGGTTGTGGTAAAGAAAAAGAACGGCGAACACATGATCACGCACTGCGCCCTGACGGCGGTGGAAAATGAGCAGGGAGTGATTTCCAGTTATCGCGGCATCATCCGGGACGTCACCGAAAACAAGCGTGCAGAGGAGGCGCTTAAACAGAGCGAACAAAAGCACAGGCTCCTGTTCGAGAGCGCGGGAGACACCATCTTCATCCACGACACGGAAGCGCGGATACTGGAGGCCAACCCCGAAGCCTGCAAAATGCTCGGCTACACCCGCGAAGAGCTGATTTCCATGACGATAAATCAGGTTGACTCACCGGCGCACGCCCGGCAGGTGCCGGAACGGATGGCCCGGTTGATGGGACACGGACATCTTTCTTTTGAGACCGAGCATCTGCGCAAGGACGGCTCGCCCATCCCAGTCGAAGTCAGCGCGCGAGTGATCAACTGGGATGGCCAGCCCGCCATTATGAGCATCTGCCGGGACATCACCGAGCGCAAAAGGGCGGAAGATGAACGGCAAAAACTTGTAGCGCAGTTGAACCAGGCCCAGAAAATGGAATCCGTGGGCAGGCTGGCCGGCGGAGTGGCCCATGATTTCAACAACATGCTGGGGGTGATCCTCGGACACACTGAATTGGCCCTGGAAGTGGTTGACCCGGCTTCTCCTCTTTATAACGATCTCAAGGAAATCCAAAAGGCCGGAAGCCGTTCGACTGACCTGACCAGGCAGCTTCTGGCCTTCGCCCGCAAGCAGACGGTGGCCCCAAAGGTGCTGGACCTGAACGAGGTCCTGGAGGGGATGCTGAAGATGCTCCGGAGGCTCATGGGCGAGGACATAACCCTGATCTGGAGCCCCGGCTCCAACCTGTGGCCGGTAAGGGTGGACCCCTCACAGATAGACCAGGTGCTGGCCAACCTGTGCGTCAATTCCAGGGACGCCATTTCAGGCATCGGCAGGGTGACCATTGAAACCGGAAAGGCCGCGATCGATAAGGACTTTTGCGCCGAACACGAGGGGGCCGCGCCCGGGGAATATGTCATGCTGAGCGTCAGCGACGATGGTTGCGGCATGGACGGGAAAACCCTGGAAAAGCTTTTCGAGCCGTTTTTCACCACCAAGGAGGTGGGCAAGGGCACTGGCCTGGGCCTGGCCACGGTTTATGGCATCGTGCAACAGAATAACGGCTTCATCGATGTCCGTAGCGAACCGGGCCAGGGGTCCGCTTTCAGGATTTATCTCCCCCGATACGGGGGCAAGGACCGCCGGGAGGGGGAGGAGGGCTTTGCGTCGCCGGCGCTTAAAGGACAGGAAACCATACTGATTGTCGAGGACGAACCCGGCATGGCCAAGGTCGCCAGGATTATGCTGGAAAAGCAAGGCTACACAGTGCTTTCGGCTGGCACACCCAATGATTCCATGCGCATCGCCGCAGAACATGCCGGACCGATCCACCTGATCCTTACCGACATCGTGATGCCCGAAATGAACGGGCTGGACCTGGCAAACAAGCTGAAACGCCTGTATCCGGACTTGAAGTGCCTGTTCATGTCGGGATATACGGACGACGTCATTGCCAACCAGGGCGTGCTGGAAGAAGGCGTGAAATTCATACAGAAGCCCTTTTCCGTCAAAGACCTTGCCGCAAAGGTGCGGGAAGCTCTTGATGAGGATCGGCCTTAG